In one window of Neisseria subflava DNA:
- the ribD gene encoding bifunctional diaminohydroxyphosphoribosylaminopyrimidine deaminase/5-amino-6-(5-phosphoribosylamino)uracil reductase RibD: MFSALDTQMMQTALELAKLGRFSTSPNPRVGCVIAHGAQIVGQGFHVKAGEPHAEVHALRQAGAAAKGATAYVTLEPCSHYGRTPPCAEALVHSGVTRVVAAMTDPNPLVAGKGLSMLEAAGIRTESGLLEAQARELNRGFLSRIERGRPFVRLKCAASLDGKTALSDGRSFWITGEAAREDVQILRAESCAVLTGIGTVLADNPKLNVRCFPTLRQPARIVLDSRLQIPLDCHLVTDTESPTVIVTLSSNEQRLQALRTFEHIRIIRPSEHINGRINLLSLMPQLAEFGFGEVLVEAGSTLASAFLKDDLVDEIVLYQAPKLLGAGKPLFSLSENPAALLSDGPWQSQSVEIIGQDIKWVLQKKIRLIASA; the protein is encoded by the coding sequence ATGTTTTCCGCACTTGATACCCAAATGATGCAAACCGCCCTCGAGCTGGCCAAGCTTGGGCGGTTTTCTACTTCCCCCAATCCCCGCGTCGGCTGCGTAATTGCACACGGTGCCCAAATCGTCGGACAAGGTTTCCACGTCAAAGCAGGCGAACCGCACGCTGAAGTTCATGCGTTGAGGCAGGCCGGAGCGGCGGCAAAAGGCGCAACCGCCTATGTCACGCTGGAACCTTGCAGCCATTATGGTCGCACACCGCCATGTGCCGAAGCGCTGGTTCATTCCGGCGTAACGCGCGTGGTCGCCGCCATGACTGACCCTAACCCGTTGGTCGCAGGCAAAGGCTTATCTATGCTGGAAGCCGCCGGAATACGTACCGAAAGCGGTTTGTTGGAAGCTCAGGCGCGCGAACTCAACCGCGGTTTCCTGTCGCGTATCGAACGCGGCAGACCGTTTGTTCGCCTCAAATGCGCCGCCAGTTTAGACGGCAAAACCGCCCTTTCAGACGGCCGCAGCTTTTGGATTACCGGCGAAGCAGCACGCGAAGACGTACAAATTCTCCGTGCCGAAAGTTGCGCCGTTTTGACCGGTATCGGTACCGTACTTGCCGACAACCCGAAACTCAACGTCCGCTGCTTCCCCACCCTGCGCCAACCTGCGCGTATCGTCTTGGACAGCCGACTGCAAATCCCTTTGGACTGCCACCTCGTTACCGATACTGAAAGCCCGACCGTTATCGTTACCCTTTCCTCAAACGAACAACGTTTGCAGGCTCTACGCACATTTGAACATATCCGCATCATCAGGCCGTCTGAACACATCAACGGCCGCATCAATCTTCTTTCACTCATGCCGCAACTGGCAGAGTTTGGCTTTGGCGAAGTTCTGGTAGAAGCCGGCTCCACACTTGCTTCAGCCTTCCTGAAGGATGACTTGGTGGATGAAATCGTCCTCTACCAAGCGCCGAAACTGTTAGGCGCAGGCAAACCTCTTTTCTCCCTTTCTGAAAATCCGGCCGCCCTACTTTCAGACGGCCCTTGGCAAAGTCAATCGGTGGAAATCATCGGGCAGGACATTAAATGGGTTCTCCAAAAAAAAATCCGTCTAATTGCCTCAGCTTAA
- the nrdR gene encoding transcriptional regulator NrdR, whose product MKCPFCQHPNTQVTDSRWLEDTNSIRRRRKCLECGQRFSTFETVEMRMPQVIKSDSTRVPFNPHKLQTSLERALHKRPVTQEQIDETVALIEQRLYRLGKKEVASHIVGEMAMEELAKIDQVAYVRFASVYKSFKDVSEFTQVIAECKAK is encoded by the coding sequence ATGAAGTGCCCGTTTTGCCAACACCCCAACACACAAGTAACCGACTCGCGATGGCTGGAAGACACCAACAGCATCCGTCGCCGTCGCAAATGCTTGGAATGCGGACAACGCTTCAGCACCTTTGAAACCGTTGAAATGCGGATGCCGCAAGTCATCAAATCCGACAGCACACGGGTTCCCTTCAATCCGCATAAACTGCAGACCAGCCTTGAGCGCGCGCTGCACAAACGCCCTGTTACGCAAGAACAAATCGATGAAACCGTTGCCCTTATCGAGCAACGCCTCTACCGTTTGGGCAAAAAAGAAGTCGCTTCGCACATCGTTGGTGAAATGGCAATGGAAGAGCTGGCAAAAATCGATCAAGTCGCTTATGTCCGCTTCGCGTCTGTCTATAAAAGCTTTAAAGACGTTTCCGAATTCACCCAAGTCATTGCCGAATGTAAAGCCAAATAA
- a CDS encoding class II glutamine amidotransferase yields MCQLLGMNCNTPTDIMFSFEGFRRRGGITDYHADGFGIGFFEGKGVRLFHDDKPSANSPVADLVRAYQIKSENVIAHIRKASQGQTSLANTHPFMREMWGEYWLFAHNGHLIDFFPEQGEYYHAVGSTDSERAFCFILNRLRSRFATKPEPEVLFDAIAGLTHEIRRHGLFNFVMSNGDCLFAHASTLLHYIVRKAPFGKARLLDDDVMVDFSKVTTPNDKVSVIATLPLTRDETWSQLAVNELVMFQDGDIVRSDRPENPVYMSAEEGLEIARAVGVSV; encoded by the coding sequence ATGTGCCAACTGCTCGGCATGAATTGCAACACTCCCACAGACATCATGTTTTCTTTTGAAGGCTTCCGCCGTCGTGGCGGCATTACCGATTACCACGCCGACGGCTTCGGTATCGGCTTTTTTGAAGGCAAAGGCGTGCGCTTGTTTCACGACGACAAGCCCAGCGCCAACTCGCCTGTTGCCGACTTGGTACGCGCCTATCAGATCAAATCCGAAAACGTTATCGCCCATATCCGCAAGGCCTCACAAGGCCAGACCTCATTGGCGAACACTCATCCCTTCATGCGCGAGATGTGGGGCGAATATTGGCTGTTTGCACACAACGGCCATTTGATTGATTTTTTCCCCGAGCAGGGCGAGTACTACCATGCCGTCGGTTCAACCGATTCCGAACGCGCATTCTGCTTTATCCTCAACCGCCTGCGCAGTCGCTTTGCCACCAAGCCCGAACCTGAAGTTTTGTTTGACGCCATTGCCGGCCTAACCCATGAAATCCGCCGCCACGGTTTGTTCAACTTTGTGATGTCCAACGGCGACTGCCTGTTTGCCCATGCCAGTACCTTGCTGCACTACATCGTGCGCAAAGCCCCGTTTGGCAAAGCACGCCTGCTGGACGACGACGTGATGGTCGATTTTTCCAAAGTGACCACACCAAACGATAAGGTCTCCGTCATCGCCACCCTGCCCCTGACGCGCGATGAAACTTGGTCGCAGTTGGCAGTCAATGAATTGGTGATGTTTCAAGACGGCGATATCGTCCGCAGCGACCGCCCCGAAAATCCGGTTTATATGAGTGCGGAAGAAGGTTTGGAAATTGCCCGCGCCGTCGGCGTATCGGTTTAA
- a CDS encoding Slam-dependent surface lipoprotein: protein MKLNLQKTTAAVLAVVFSAGAFAANNAYNPFEYGYKNHKYGKKWGKPASEAEGEKVMKNAAYRSGVYYTNVNRIPAKADRNGVKTVQVNDAYTRQNLGRYAFNTIKSGGSEVYYGEWVGKEYAKGTNRGVFYSGDKRATSMPVSGVANYAVKGINNYTGNNPMVGTLRADFGQRVLAGSMKNNAVQMDIHSRIKPSSASFEGYARANGHFGKTEGHFFGHNASALAGVAKFKTDRNLDTAFGGVKR, encoded by the coding sequence ATGAAACTGAATCTGCAAAAAACCACCGCTGCTGTTTTGGCTGTTGTGTTCAGCGCAGGCGCATTTGCCGCTAATAATGCCTATAACCCATTCGAGTATGGCTACAAAAATCACAAATACGGCAAAAAATGGGGTAAGCCTGCATCTGAAGCCGAAGGCGAAAAAGTGATGAAAAATGCAGCCTACCGTTCAGGAGTGTATTACACCAACGTAAACCGCATTCCGGCAAAAGCAGACCGCAACGGCGTGAAAACCGTACAGGTCAACGACGCATACACCCGTCAAAACCTCGGCCGTTATGCGTTCAACACCATCAAGAGCGGCGGCTCTGAAGTGTATTACGGCGAGTGGGTCGGTAAAGAATACGCCAAAGGCACCAACCGCGGCGTTTTCTACTCAGGCGACAAACGCGCTACCTCTATGCCGGTATCCGGCGTAGCCAACTACGCCGTCAAAGGTATCAACAACTACACCGGCAACAACCCGATGGTCGGTACTTTGCGCGCAGACTTCGGTCAACGCGTCTTGGCAGGTTCTATGAAAAACAACGCTGTACAGATGGACATCCATTCCCGCATCAAACCGTCCAGCGCATCGTTTGAAGGCTACGCCCGCGCCAACGGCCACTTCGGTAAAACCGAAGGCCACTTCTTCGGTCACAACGCAAGCGCGCTGGCCGGTGTTGCCAAGTTTAAAACCGACCGCAACTTGGATACGGCATTCGGCGGTGTAAAACGCTAA
- a CDS encoding surface lipoprotein assembly modifier: MYKPSACLILFLAAPVLAAPRSDFSDDRTAQRLWQDTRQTMQEQEQKVREYHLDIPSENIGQTAETDPEADQGEALFNAVNHSDWQTVRPLLERYTQQTEYDPDIALFARASLARGEGRWKAAKQDYETLLQRHSDFTRGRLDYARLLFEGRLNREATSEFMRLQNEDLPEAVKENIGHFRDSLNQRQSWQGSLSVGAVHNSNINEASGTTWCKTEIDGECWEEFSGDKPISANGIKYEATAVRRWQIKGHHGIAARALGYGRFYRDHKDFNEHTLNLSAGYQFENHRHTFALAPLVEWNGSGGKTLNRAYGVRSEWNLDKGSWTWNTEAEWKHLSYSDKTRLLDGNLISVYNTLSYFPRNDLMLYGGIDWQQRKAKEPVDSYRLISARLGAAKMFEAGFDASASATFGIRGHREENAVLEQRRRDKEQTYHLSIGTDRWKFAGLKPVLSYKHRRVSGNTDWLYSYKQNAVSLSLVKSF; the protein is encoded by the coding sequence ATGTACAAACCGTCTGCCTGCCTTATCCTCTTTCTCGCCGCCCCCGTCCTTGCCGCGCCCCGTTCTGACTTTTCAGACGACCGTACCGCGCAACGCCTGTGGCAGGACACCCGCCAAACCATGCAGGAACAGGAACAAAAAGTGCGCGAATACCACCTCGACATTCCCTCGGAAAACATCGGGCAGACAGCCGAAACCGATCCCGAAGCCGACCAAGGCGAAGCCCTGTTCAACGCCGTCAACCACAGCGACTGGCAGACCGTGCGCCCGCTGCTCGAGCGTTATACACAGCAAACCGAATACGACCCCGACATCGCCCTCTTTGCCCGCGCCTCGCTCGCCCGCGGCGAAGGCAGGTGGAAAGCCGCCAAACAAGACTACGAAACCCTGCTGCAACGCCACTCCGACTTCACGCGCGGACGGCTCGATTACGCCCGCCTGCTCTTTGAAGGTCGTCTGAACCGCGAAGCCACTTCCGAATTTATGCGCCTTCAAAACGAAGACCTGCCCGAAGCCGTCAAAGAAAACATCGGACATTTCCGCGATTCCTTAAACCAACGCCAAAGCTGGCAGGGCAGCCTTTCCGTCGGCGCCGTCCACAACAGCAACATCAACGAAGCCAGCGGCACAACGTGGTGTAAAACCGAAATCGACGGCGAATGTTGGGAAGAATTTTCAGGCGACAAGCCCATTTCCGCCAACGGCATCAAATACGAAGCCACCGCCGTCCGCCGCTGGCAGATTAAAGGGCATCACGGCATCGCCGCCCGCGCGCTCGGCTACGGCCGCTTCTACCGCGACCATAAAGACTTCAACGAACACACGCTCAACCTCAGCGCAGGCTACCAGTTTGAAAACCACCGCCACACCTTCGCCCTTGCCCCGCTTGTCGAATGGAACGGCAGCGGCGGCAAAACCCTCAACCGCGCCTACGGCGTACGCAGCGAGTGGAACCTCGACAAAGGCAGCTGGACTTGGAACACCGAAGCCGAGTGGAAACACCTCTCCTATTCCGACAAAACCCGCCTGCTCGACGGCAACCTCATCTCCGTTTACAACACCCTGTCCTACTTCCCGCGCAACGACCTCATGCTCTACGGCGGCATAGACTGGCAGCAGCGCAAAGCCAAAGAACCGGTGGACAGCTACCGCCTCATCTCCGCACGGCTGGGTGCGGCGAAAATGTTTGAAGCCGGTTTCGACGCCTCCGCCTCCGCCACCTTCGGCATCCGCGGCCACCGCGAAGAAAACGCCGTACTCGAACAACGCCGCCGCGACAAAGAGCAGACCTACCACCTCAGCATAGGCACGGACCGCTGGAAATTCGCCGGTCTCAAGCCCGTCCTCAGCTACAAACACCGCCGCGTTAGCGGCAACACCGACTGGCTGTACAGCTACAAACAAAACGCAGTCAGT